A window from Moritella yayanosii encodes these proteins:
- a CDS encoding baseplate J/gp47 family protein, producing the protein MSKRPDIDFEALIAAEGIPTTEEALAIELQKEVEAAGSKVSNDSRMSPFWRLVQSIVIKPAMWIINNLLANHVLPNAFAATATGIYLDLKAWDVDLERKQATHTRGLVDFFKEKPENPVVVNKGAIIETDSIDGIRYRLAVVDDVVIVEGKESGLVLCEALGSGAAFNLPAGYYSILLEGVSGITHASNPIDWIVSPGSNTEGDDELALRIRNQFSAAGRYHIDSIYRSMIASVAGIRSDLIYFEHEAPRGPGTANAYILMEVGSTPSLLLEQLNHYVMDEGHHGHGDNVLCLAMPETQHQVSVAIYPVANLNDEQKSTLKTEVENHINAAFRNIGDYAHVTRVDPKSTFSFSVLTKEIHIKLADLARLSFANQDITSALAIPRLSSVEVTYGA; encoded by the coding sequence ATGAGTAAAAGACCAGACATTGATTTTGAAGCACTGATTGCTGCAGAGGGGATCCCAACCACCGAAGAAGCGTTAGCGATTGAACTGCAAAAAGAAGTGGAAGCAGCGGGGAGTAAAGTCAGTAATGATAGTCGCATGTCTCCATTTTGGCGATTAGTGCAGTCGATTGTGATTAAGCCTGCCATGTGGATCATCAATAATCTGTTAGCTAATCATGTATTACCGAATGCATTTGCCGCGACGGCAACCGGCATTTATTTAGATCTTAAAGCGTGGGATGTGGATTTAGAGCGAAAACAAGCAACACATACCCGTGGTCTTGTTGATTTCTTCAAGGAAAAACCAGAAAACCCTGTTGTTGTAAATAAAGGCGCAATCATTGAAACAGACAGTATTGACGGTATTCGTTATCGCTTAGCAGTGGTTGATGATGTAGTGATAGTGGAAGGCAAAGAAAGTGGCTTAGTGCTGTGTGAAGCGCTTGGCTCGGGCGCCGCTTTTAATCTCCCTGCGGGCTATTACTCGATTTTACTGGAAGGAGTGAGCGGTATTACTCATGCCAGTAACCCGATAGATTGGATTGTATCACCGGGGAGTAATACCGAAGGTGATGATGAATTAGCATTGCGTATTCGTAACCAGTTTAGCGCTGCAGGGCGATACCATATTGATTCAATTTATCGTTCTATGATTGCCAGCGTTGCAGGGATACGCAGTGACTTAATCTACTTTGAGCATGAGGCGCCAAGAGGACCAGGCACCGCCAATGCCTATATTTTAATGGAAGTCGGCAGTACGCCATCCTTGTTACTTGAACAATTAAATCATTATGTGATGGATGAAGGTCATCACGGACACGGTGATAACGTGCTTTGTCTGGCGATGCCAGAAACACAGCATCAAGTGAGTGTTGCTATTTACCCTGTCGCCAATTTGAATGATGAACAGAAAAGCACCCTGAAAACAGAAGTTGAAAACCACATTAACGCCGCATTCAGAAACATTGGCGATTATGCCCATGTCACTCGCGTCGACCCTAAATCAACGTTTTCATTCAGTGTATTGACCAAAGAAATACACATTAAATTAGCTGACTTAGCACGGTTGAGTTTTGCTAACCAAGACATTACCAGTGCGTTAGCTATTCCTCGTTTGAGTAGTGTAGAGGTGACTTATGGAGCATAA
- a CDS encoding phage tail protein, whose translation MEHKQQAPALPEKTVPWWMDGKTLADNLKEPHFLANGVMNFWQRIRGWAIWPLEQLDPLSCSARLLTVLAWDRDITQFEGEPSSLFRKRVKFAFINAKDSGETAGFIRIFQRLGVGVVEIDERVPERDWDIITIRLSDSQLSENHELLATLIQHYGRTCRRYEFQVINPVYLHMTASPIDWEHQCQVAVLEE comes from the coding sequence ATGGAGCATAAACAGCAAGCACCGGCATTACCGGAAAAAACAGTGCCCTGGTGGATGGACGGCAAGACCCTAGCTGACAACTTAAAAGAACCGCACTTCCTGGCTAATGGCGTGATGAATTTCTGGCAGCGTATTCGAGGTTGGGCTATTTGGCCGTTAGAGCAACTAGACCCACTGAGTTGTTCGGCACGTTTGTTAACAGTATTAGCCTGGGACCGAGACATAACCCAATTTGAGGGTGAACCGTCATCACTGTTTAGAAAACGGGTTAAGTTCGCTTTCATTAATGCCAAAGATTCGGGTGAAACGGCGGGTTTCATTCGTATTTTTCAACGGTTGGGTGTGGGTGTTGTTGAAATTGATGAACGTGTGCCAGAACGTGATTGGGACATCATCACTATTCGATTAAGCGATTCGCAGTTATCAGAAAACCATGAACTGTTAGCCACGTTAATACAACATTATGGCAGAACCTGCCGCCGTTATGAGTTTCAAGTTATCAACCCCGTTTATTTGCACATGACCGCAAGCCCTATTGATTGGGAACATCAGTGCCAAGTGGCAGTATTAGAGGAGTAA
- a CDS encoding phage tail-collar fiber domain-containing protein: MSQTIITLAFEQYKAQQEAIAVPVELDEFVLANVPNQDASLPIDRNEGLPPQAQIVFVGDVSQAGYVNSNAVVYSLIMDTRIGDFDFNWIGLRNKVSGVIAAISHIPTVYKLKSVLGVQNGNSVTRSIMMSYSDAMSLTNIDVDASTWQIDFTARLFGMDEAERLANVDHYGNATFLADGYQVFKSGSTYKIKQGTGYVGGLRCHAPSNLVVSNVKQSSGIYLDASWQGHITSQWQTVVTLVSSTSVLTDYTDNDGVVHYVTKIADVDSAGNVIDVRFIGGSNEFERKDNAATDTDIDNDSTAGKHVKLTQFWRGITKKISAAFLNRSINTTGALKGGGDLSKNLTLAIDSANTARPGVVQLTNSITSTLSTLGASAAAVKKVADIAKSKMTQVTGDARYVASNEGGVRRISRGETASVNAKRKYEIGRFSVDTDQWHSNGTIIVEIYNTHYVSHGYKKYSIRWGYKYSAGNITLVEAFGDGGKEKVTIGDPVVVSGYVKYLPIYLEQAAYNRCSVILTTGFTPTSDSTPGNNGCYLPTPMPYETISSFMGDEQVCSDRSLDIGGYLKEKGQRVYSPNNLPVEDIWLKVAAKICPVGVPLPWPTDIAPDGFAIMKGQVFSPSFTETLKVYPGGFLPDMRGLGIVGKTDSEVILAYEEGQVKKHGHAGSSVGSTNLGSKNTNTTGNHYHALPTGRNGTGNDTALTYIGENNYSAIKKNTSTKGNHYHSVSIGSHAHSVVIALFGGTKNTIDNRKFNWIVRLA, encoded by the coding sequence ATGTCACAGACCATTATTACATTAGCGTTTGAACAATATAAAGCACAACAAGAAGCGATTGCTGTCCCTGTTGAATTGGATGAATTTGTATTAGCCAATGTACCAAATCAAGATGCATCCCTGCCGATTGACCGTAACGAGGGATTACCACCACAAGCACAAATCGTATTTGTGGGTGATGTGAGCCAAGCCGGTTACGTTAATTCCAATGCGGTCGTGTACTCATTGATCATGGATACGCGAATTGGTGACTTTGATTTTAACTGGATTGGTTTACGCAACAAAGTATCGGGTGTTATCGCAGCCATTAGCCATATCCCGACCGTGTATAAATTGAAAAGCGTACTCGGTGTACAAAATGGTAACTCAGTAACGCGCTCTATCATGATGAGTTATAGCGATGCAATGAGTTTAACCAACATCGATGTTGATGCGTCCACATGGCAGATTGATTTCACTGCACGTTTATTTGGCATGGATGAAGCAGAGCGTTTAGCGAATGTAGACCATTACGGTAATGCGACGTTCTTGGCAGATGGTTACCAGGTGTTTAAATCCGGTAGTACTTACAAAATCAAGCAAGGTACTGGTTATGTTGGCGGCCTACGTTGTCACGCACCAAGTAATTTAGTGGTAAGTAACGTAAAGCAATCGAGTGGTATTTACCTTGATGCGAGTTGGCAAGGGCATATCACTAGCCAGTGGCAAACGGTTGTTACTTTAGTCTCGTCAACCAGTGTATTAACGGATTATACCGATAACGATGGCGTTGTTCATTACGTGACGAAAATAGCCGATGTTGATAGTGCCGGGAATGTCATCGATGTGCGTTTTATTGGTGGCTCGAATGAATTTGAGCGCAAAGATAACGCTGCAACGGATACTGATATTGATAATGACTCGACAGCTGGGAAACATGTAAAACTGACTCAGTTTTGGCGCGGTATAACGAAAAAAATATCTGCCGCATTCTTGAATCGCAGTATTAATACCACTGGCGCATTGAAAGGCGGTGGTGATCTATCTAAAAACCTGACACTTGCTATTGATAGTGCAAACACGGCGCGACCCGGTGTTGTGCAATTAACAAATAGTATCACCTCAACATTAAGTACTCTTGGCGCAAGTGCTGCCGCAGTTAAAAAAGTTGCTGATATTGCTAAAAGTAAAATGACACAAGTCACCGGTGATGCCCGTTATGTTGCTTCAAATGAGGGGGGAGTCAGAAGGATCTCAAGAGGAGAAACCGCGAGTGTTAATGCAAAACGGAAATATGAAATAGGTCGATTCTCTGTGGACACTGATCAATGGCATTCTAACGGAACTATAATCGTTGAAATTTATAATACACACTATGTTTCCCATGGTTATAAAAAGTATTCAATTCGTTGGGGGTATAAATATAGTGCAGGTAACATTACGTTAGTAGAGGCTTTTGGTGATGGTGGAAAGGAAAAGGTTACTATTGGTGATCCAGTGGTTGTTAGCGGGTATGTCAAATATTTACCCATATATTTAGAGCAAGCTGCATATAATCGTTGCTCGGTTATCCTTACCACTGGTTTTACTCCTACGTCAGATTCTACACCTGGTAATAACGGTTGCTACTTACCAACACCGATGCCCTATGAAACGATATCCTCCTTTATGGGTGACGAGCAAGTTTGTTCTGATCGAAGTTTAGATATTGGTGGGTATTTAAAAGAAAAAGGGCAGCGTGTATACAGTCCCAATAATCTGCCAGTTGAAGATATATGGCTGAAGGTAGCCGCTAAAATATGCCCTGTCGGTGTGCCATTACCTTGGCCTACAGATATTGCCCCAGATGGTTTTGCCATCATGAAAGGGCAGGTTTTCTCTCCCAGTTTCACAGAAACATTAAAGGTTTACCCTGGTGGTTTTTTACCTGATATGCGCGGTCTTGGCATTGTAGGTAAAACCGATAGTGAAGTCATTCTAGCTTACGAAGAAGGACAGGTTAAAAAGCATGGACATGCAGGTTCAAGTGTTGGTTCTACGAATTTAGGCAGCAAGAATACGAATACTACCGGTAACCATTATCACGCGCTTCCGACTGGACGAAATGGCACTGGTAATGACACCGCTCTTACATATATAGGCGAGAATAATTACTCAGCGATAAAGAAGAATACAAGTACAAAAGGTAATCACTACCACTCTGTATCTATCGGTTCACACGCCCATAGCGTCGTAATTGCCTTGTTTGGCGGGACTAAAAACACCATTGATAACCGTAAATTTAACTGGATTGTGAGACTTGCATAA
- a CDS encoding baseplate complex protein, with protein sequence MTQIALDAEIIPLKSPRINLSMELKESDMSGQSAATDTAEQGTKGKVMAVTGLIAFKNVADLNRLTALAQEIEDGKRKIYRIGNELAKAMKIRQVRFTGRVQADEQENLMAWKVSFTLREYLSVPEVKAAREAEKQPQGATTTTDNTNVVTAKPHPATINQPAEQEPELTGFAQVLSQVDEWLA encoded by the coding sequence ATGACCCAAATAGCCTTAGATGCTGAAATTATCCCGCTAAAATCACCGCGTATTAATTTAAGCATGGAATTAAAAGAATCCGACATGAGCGGGCAAAGTGCGGCAACGGATACTGCAGAGCAGGGAACGAAAGGTAAGGTGATGGCTGTTACTGGTTTGATTGCCTTTAAAAATGTAGCGGACCTAAACCGTTTAACCGCACTTGCACAAGAGATTGAAGACGGTAAACGTAAAATTTACCGCATTGGTAATGAGTTGGCCAAAGCAATGAAAATCCGCCAGGTGCGTTTCACTGGTCGGGTACAAGCGGATGAGCAAGAAAACTTAATGGCTTGGAAAGTGAGTTTTACACTGCGAGAGTATTTATCGGTACCGGAAGTGAAAGCAGCGAGAGAGGCAGAGAAACAACCGCAAGGTGCAACGACTACGACTGATAATACCAATGTAGTGACAGCAAAACCGCACCCTGCAACGATTAACCAGCCTGCAGAGCAAGAGCCAGAACTAACAGGGTTTGCGCAGGTATTAAGTCAAGTTGATGAGTGGTTAGCATGA
- the pabB gene encoding aminodeoxychorismate synthase component I, translating to MKTLVIKPIAFPSNGIRPFFAPLSAAPWSILLESGSVDHIDSRFHIIVADPIATLITEETQTTINQASGTTVTTEDPFSVLQTLNQQLIGDIAPHTLTVDLPFIAGALGYFGYDLGRNIENISNLASDDLNFPDMAIGLYDWAIVVDIKQQQAWQIQFSDHAEQAWQDRHDWLVQQGVNKPLSDTTTATAFELKNSWISNMSEQAYHQKFNQIQQYLRAGDCYQINLAQRFNNQYQGDEWQAYCTLSQHNKAPFSAFIRLEDKAVLSISPERFIRVQGVNIETKPIKGTRPRSHDPVIDLANAQALQNAEKDRAENLMIVDLMRNDIGKIAVPGSVSVPKLFDVESFPAVHHLVSTITGQLPTDKHASELLRACFPGGSITGAPKVRAMQIIEELEPHRRSLYCGSIGYLSAQGNMDSSITIRTLLCDNGQIYCWAGGGIVADSVVEDEYQETFDKLAKILPIL from the coding sequence ATGAAAACACTTGTAATAAAACCAATCGCCTTTCCTAGCAATGGCATTCGCCCATTTTTTGCCCCGCTAAGCGCTGCCCCTTGGTCAATTTTACTCGAGTCAGGATCTGTTGATCACATTGATAGTCGCTTTCACATTATTGTGGCAGATCCGATTGCCACCCTCATCACTGAAGAGACCCAAACAACAATTAATCAAGCCAGTGGCACAACCGTCACCACCGAAGATCCATTTTCAGTATTACAAACCCTCAACCAGCAACTTATTGGCGATATAGCACCGCATACACTGACTGTTGATTTACCTTTCATTGCCGGGGCACTCGGTTATTTTGGCTATGACTTAGGCCGCAATATTGAAAACATTAGCAACCTAGCCAGTGACGATCTGAACTTCCCTGATATGGCGATTGGTTTATATGATTGGGCGATTGTCGTTGATATTAAACAGCAGCAAGCATGGCAAATACAATTTAGTGACCACGCCGAACAGGCTTGGCAAGACCGCCATGATTGGTTAGTACAACAAGGTGTAAATAAACCATTATCTGATACCACAACTGCAACAGCATTTGAATTGAAAAACAGCTGGATTTCGAATATGTCAGAACAGGCATACCACCAAAAATTTAATCAAATCCAACAATATTTACGCGCGGGTGATTGTTATCAAATTAATTTAGCCCAGCGTTTTAACAATCAATATCAAGGTGATGAATGGCAAGCCTACTGCACCTTAAGTCAACATAACAAGGCCCCCTTCTCAGCGTTTATACGCCTTGAAGATAAAGCGGTATTATCTATTTCACCTGAACGCTTCATTCGAGTTCAAGGGGTAAATATCGAAACAAAACCGATTAAAGGCACGCGTCCACGTAGTCACGACCCTGTGATTGATCTGGCTAACGCACAGGCGCTGCAGAACGCCGAGAAAGACCGAGCCGAAAACTTGATGATTGTCGACTTAATGCGTAACGATATCGGTAAAATTGCCGTACCCGGTTCGGTCAGTGTGCCGAAGCTATTTGATGTCGAAAGCTTCCCAGCAGTACATCATCTGGTGAGCACCATCACCGGTCAACTGCCAACAGACAAGCATGCGAGTGAATTATTACGTGCTTGTTTCCCTGGTGGTTCCATTACGGGTGCGCCAAAAGTACGCGCAATGCAAATTATTGAAGAATTAGAACCGCACCGTCGCTCTTTATATTGTGGTAGCATAGGTTATCTCTCTGCACAGGGTAATATGGATTCAAGTATCACTATTCGGACACTATTATGTGACAATGGTCAGATATATTGCTGGGCCGGTGGGGGTATCGTTGCAGACTCTGTAGTTGAAGATGAATATCAAGAAACATTTGATAAATTAGCCAAGATATTACCTATTCTTTAA
- a CDS encoding fumarate hydratase — protein MSTVIRKADFIDSIADSLQYISYYHPLDFIQAMEKAYNAEKSQAAKDAIAQILINSRMSAEGKRPICQDTGIVTCFVKIGMNVQWETDQTVQEMVDEGIRRAYAFADNPLRASIVADPAGARKNTQDNTPGVVHVEMVPGAKVDVMIAAKGGGSENKSKMVMLNPSDDVAEWVEKTVPTMGAGWCPPGMLGIGIGGTAEKAAIMAKESLMEPVDIHELMERGAETTDEKMRLDIFDRVNKLGIGAQGLGGMATVLDIKIKSCPTHAASKPVVMIPNCAATRHTHFTLDGSGPAELHVPKLEDWPEVTWEVSDSVRRVNVNDIKRESVLEWKTGETVLLSGKILTGRDAAHKRIKDMLDRGEGLPEGVDFTNRFIYYVGPVDAVGDEVVGPAGPTTATRMDKFTDTMLEQTGLLGMIGKSERGPATVESIKKHKAVYLMAVGGAAYLVSKAIKKSRVVAFADLGMEAIYEFDVVDMPMTVAVDTNGVSAHVEGPAIWKIKLNE, from the coding sequence ATGAGTACAGTTATCCGTAAAGCGGACTTTATCGACAGTATTGCAGATTCACTACAATACATTTCATATTACCATCCGCTTGATTTTATCCAAGCAATGGAAAAAGCCTATAACGCAGAAAAAAGCCAAGCCGCTAAAGATGCGATTGCGCAAATTCTAATTAACTCGCGCATGTCAGCTGAAGGTAAGCGTCCAATTTGTCAAGACACGGGCATTGTGACTTGTTTCGTTAAAATTGGCATGAATGTACAGTGGGAAACCGATCAAACTGTGCAAGAAATGGTTGATGAAGGGATTCGTCGTGCTTATGCCTTTGCTGATAACCCACTACGTGCTTCGATTGTTGCAGATCCAGCTGGCGCACGTAAAAATACCCAAGATAATACCCCAGGCGTGGTGCATGTCGAAATGGTACCAGGCGCGAAAGTAGACGTAATGATTGCGGCTAAAGGCGGCGGTTCTGAAAATAAAAGTAAGATGGTGATGTTAAACCCATCTGATGATGTTGCTGAATGGGTTGAAAAAACAGTGCCAACGATGGGCGCAGGCTGGTGTCCACCGGGTATGCTAGGCATAGGCATTGGAGGTACTGCCGAAAAAGCCGCTATAATGGCAAAAGAGTCATTAATGGAACCCGTTGATATCCATGAGTTAATGGAACGTGGTGCGGAAACTACCGACGAAAAAATGCGGTTAGACATTTTTGATCGGGTAAATAAACTCGGTATTGGCGCGCAAGGCTTAGGCGGTATGGCAACGGTATTGGATATCAAGATAAAATCTTGTCCAACACACGCGGCATCAAAACCGGTAGTGATGATCCCGAACTGTGCAGCCACGCGTCATACTCACTTTACACTCGATGGTTCGGGTCCTGCAGAATTGCATGTGCCTAAATTAGAAGACTGGCCAGAAGTGACATGGGAAGTAAGCGATAGCGTTCGTCGCGTTAATGTTAATGACATTAAGCGAGAGTCAGTACTGGAGTGGAAAACAGGCGAAACCGTTCTATTATCAGGTAAGATCTTAACGGGCCGTGATGCGGCGCACAAGCGCATTAAAGACATGCTCGATAGAGGTGAAGGCTTGCCTGAAGGCGTCGATTTTACTAACCGCTTTATCTATTACGTTGGTCCAGTAGACGCTGTGGGTGATGAAGTTGTCGGTCCTGCTGGTCCAACAACTGCAACTCGTATGGATAAGTTTACCGATACTATGTTAGAACAGACGGGTTTATTAGGCATGATCGGTAAATCAGAACGTGGTCCAGCAACCGTTGAAAGTATCAAGAAGCATAAAGCTGTTTATTTAATGGCGGTAGGTGGTGCTGCGTACCTGGTATCAAAAGCGATTAAAAAGTCACGTGTTGTCGCGTTTGCAGACTTAGGTATGGAAGCAATCTACGAATTTGATGTGGTTGATATGCCCATGACAGTAGCGGTAGATACCAATGGTGTATCTGCGCATGTCGAAGGTCCAGCTATCTGGAAAATAAAGTTGAATGAATAA
- a CDS encoding TetR/AcrR family transcriptional regulator, with protein MVSKLDTKTRILDAAESLFAEHGFSDTSLRLITTRASVNLASVNYHFGSKKELIQAVIARHLELFMPLLNEKLTALCAQAEKPSLLDVFNSFVDPLLALEKQSKNGTVIFMQLLGRSYTDQQGHLRWYTTTHYGEVLANITKALLKANPTLSSQELFWRLHFTLGTAVFTMSSSGALMDIAKADFNQDIDVEGLIRKVIPYLASGMNTSTETTNM; from the coding sequence ATGGTTAGTAAGTTGGATACAAAAACTCGCATTCTCGATGCAGCCGAAAGCTTGTTCGCTGAACATGGGTTTTCAGATACTTCTTTACGCTTGATAACTACACGAGCAAGTGTGAATTTGGCATCGGTTAATTATCATTTTGGTTCTAAGAAAGAATTGATTCAGGCGGTTATCGCCCGACATCTCGAACTCTTCATGCCCCTGCTGAATGAAAAGTTAACCGCCTTATGTGCACAAGCTGAAAAACCATCGTTGTTAGATGTGTTTAACAGTTTTGTTGATCCGCTATTAGCGTTAGAGAAGCAAAGTAAAAATGGTACGGTGATCTTTATGCAATTACTTGGTCGAAGTTATACCGATCAGCAAGGGCATTTACGTTGGTATACCACAACGCATTACGGTGAAGTCTTAGCCAACATAACTAAGGCTTTATTGAAAGCGAACCCAACGTTGTCATCGCAAGAATTGTTTTGGCGATTACATTTTACCTTGGGTACGGCGGTATTTACGATGAGCTCAAGTGGCGCATTGATGGATATTGCTAAAGCAGATTTTAATCAAGATATTGATGTCGAGGGGCTAATTCGTAAAGTGATCCCTTATTTGGCATCGGGAATGAATACCTCAACAGAAACTACAAACATGTAG
- a CDS encoding acyl-CoA dehydrogenase, producing MSAMSEFRKKNITAPLFKVFKSILPPLSQTEQEAMESGSVWWDGDLFAGSPDWNKMLSYPTPKLNKDEQSFIDNELKTLMSMLDDYKIVHEDRDLPKPVWDFIKSKGFFALIIPKEYGGKAFSAYANSTIVTTIATRSLSTAVTVMVPNSLGPGELLAHYGTQAEKDRWLPGLADGTEVPCFALTGPEAGSDAGGIPDMGRVVKEQFEGKETLGIRVSWSKRYITLAPVATVLGLAFKLQDPDALLGDKVDIGITCALIPTSHEGVVIGDRHFPMGLAFMNGTTYGEDVFIPMDWVIGGAPMVGKGWRMLVECLSAGRGISLPALGSACGHLTARMTGAYSYVRKQFGLSIGKFEGVQESLARIGGLTYQLEAARKFTTGALDLGQSPAVVTAISKYHMTEMARTVIDDALDIQAGSGIQCGPKNYLASAYWGIPVAITVEGANILTRNLMIFGQGATRCHPYVLGELQAAANPNEKEGLEQFDELLFKHIAFGTKNFFGALGQGLTGGLLNSAPVSGPTKKYYKQLTRMSKALALCADVSMLVLGGDLKRREMISARLGDVLSNLYLASATLKHFEEQGRQAEDLPMLSWAIERNLYEIGKAFSGFFQNFGHKAIANTLKVVVFPFGISYKMPADDIAKAICKVLLKPSEARDRLTHLCYVGDKNDANTAMFEMESAFQAMYKVEPIEKKIAIAAAKGTMPRKLAAKVAAPLAVEKGIITQVEADELLAADELRFAAISVDSFTPEEFAGISKVIKDDKVA from the coding sequence ATGAGCGCAATGAGTGAGTTTAGAAAGAAGAATATCACAGCACCATTATTTAAAGTGTTTAAGAGCATCTTGCCACCGCTTTCGCAAACAGAGCAGGAAGCAATGGAATCTGGTAGTGTGTGGTGGGATGGTGATTTATTCGCAGGTAGCCCTGATTGGAATAAAATGCTTAGCTACCCAACGCCTAAGCTGAATAAAGATGAACAAAGCTTTATTGATAACGAACTTAAAACATTAATGTCGATGCTGGATGATTATAAAATCGTTCATGAAGATCGTGATTTACCAAAACCAGTTTGGGATTTCATTAAATCTAAAGGTTTCTTTGCGCTTATCATTCCAAAAGAATACGGCGGTAAAGCATTCTCTGCTTACGCTAACTCAACAATTGTAACAACGATTGCAACGCGTAGTTTATCGACTGCAGTAACAGTAATGGTACCTAACTCATTAGGTCCTGGTGAATTACTTGCACATTACGGTACACAAGCAGAAAAAGATCGTTGGTTACCAGGTCTAGCAGACGGTACAGAAGTACCATGTTTCGCACTGACTGGTCCTGAAGCGGGTTCTGATGCTGGTGGTATTCCAGATATGGGTCGCGTTGTTAAAGAACAATTTGAAGGTAAAGAAACGCTTGGTATCCGCGTATCGTGGAGCAAGCGTTATATTACCCTAGCACCTGTTGCGACTGTACTTGGTCTGGCATTTAAACTGCAAGATCCGGATGCTCTACTGGGTGATAAAGTTGATATTGGTATTACGTGTGCATTAATCCCAACGTCACACGAAGGTGTTGTAATTGGCGACCGTCACTTCCCAATGGGTCTCGCATTCATGAATGGCACGACTTATGGTGAAGATGTATTCATTCCTATGGATTGGGTTATTGGTGGCGCACCTATGGTTGGTAAAGGCTGGCGTATGCTGGTTGAATGTCTCTCTGCTGGTCGTGGTATTTCTTTACCTGCGCTGGGCAGTGCTTGTGGCCATTTAACTGCGCGTATGACGGGTGCTTACTCATACGTACGTAAACAGTTTGGTTTATCAATTGGTAAATTTGAAGGTGTGCAAGAGTCTCTGGCTCGTATTGGTGGTCTAACTTACCAACTTGAAGCAGCACGTAAATTTACCACAGGTGCACTAGATCTTGGTCAAAGTCCTGCGGTTGTTACGGCAATATCTAAATACCACATGACTGAAATGGCGCGTACTGTTATTGATGATGCACTTGATATACAAGCTGGTAGCGGTATTCAGTGTGGTCCTAAGAACTATTTAGCCAGCGCTTACTGGGGTATTCCGGTCGCTATTACGGTTGAGGGTGCAAATATCCTTACGCGTAACCTAATGATCTTCGGTCAAGGTGCTACACGTTGTCACCCATATGTACTTGGTGAATTACAAGCGGCTGCAAATCCAAATGAAAAAGAAGGATTAGAGCAATTTGACGAATTACTGTTTAAGCATATTGCCTTTGGTACGAAAAACTTCTTTGGCGCGCTAGGTCAAGGTCTAACTGGTGGTTTATTAAATTCTGCGCCAGTATCGGGTCCTACCAAGAAATATTACAAGCAACTTACGCGTATGAGCAAAGCATTAGCACTGTGTGCTGATGTTTCTATGCTAGTGCTTGGTGGTGATTTGAAACGTCGTGAAATGATTTCGGCACGTTTAGGTGATGTACTAAGTAACTTGTACCTTGCATCTGCAACATTGAAACATTTTGAAGAGCAAGGTCGTCAAGCTGAAGATCTACCTATGTTGTCTTGGGCTATCGAACGTAACTTGTATGAAATTGGTAAAGCATTTTCTGGTTTCTTCCAAAACTTCGGTCACAAAGCGATTGCTAATACGCTTAAAGTGGTGGTATTCCCATTCGGCATCAGCTACAAAATGCCTGCTGATGATATCGCAAAAGCAATTTGTAAAGTACTGCTTAAACCAAGCGAAGCGCGTGACCGTCTGACACACCTTTGTTATGTTGGTGACAAGAACGATGCAAACACGGCAATGTTCGAAATGGAATCTGCGTTCCAAGCTATGTATAAAGTGGAACCAATCGAGAAGAAGATTGCGATTGCAGCAGCGAAAGGTACTATGCCACGTAAGTTAGCGGCGAAAGTTGCTGCGCCACTTGCGGTTGAAAAAGGTATCATTACCCAAGTTGAAGCAGATGAGTTATTAGCTGCTGATGAACTACGTTTTGCTGCGATTAGCGTTGACTCATTCACACCAGAAGAGTTTGCGGGTATTTCAAAAGTAATAAAAGACGATAAAGTAGCTTAA